The following proteins are co-located in the Clostridiales bacterium genome:
- a CDS encoding threonine synthase — MFYKSTRGSKDIKNAAQAVIQGISQDKGLFVPDSFPKLPFRLEEMKGKTYQEIADAVIHSFFTDYTEAEIKHCVNGAYDSKFEASEIVPLVNAGGAYFLELYHGRTAAFKDMALSILPYLMTTAMQKEQVDKKVVILTATSGDTGKAALEGFADVPNTEIIVFYPSEGVSQVQERQMITQEGANTHVFAIRGNFDDAQTGVKKIFNDSQFASELAESGCMLSSANSINIGRLIPQVAYYVYAYAKLMEQETVKAGEEFNVVVPTGNFGNILAAYYAKQMGIPVKKLICASNENKVLTDFLQTGVYDAGREFYLTNSPSMDILISSNLERLLYHLSGNNGEEISALMNGLDNEKKYEVSSSIKEGLKDFWAGFATVAQTNAAIGKMYAENGYLMDTHTAVAYKVYEDYKQETGDDTPAVIASTASAYKFADSVAESIGLVPDGDGFVNVRALHEKTGVKIPAGLKGLEDKEIRHRGVLGKDEMQSAVRKALK, encoded by the coding sequence ATGTTTTACAAGAGTACAAGAGGCAGTAAGGATATCAAAAATGCTGCTCAAGCTGTTATACAGGGGATTTCTCAGGACAAAGGACTTTTTGTTCCGGATTCTTTCCCCAAACTGCCATTTCGTCTGGAAGAGATGAAGGGAAAGACGTATCAGGAAATCGCTGATGCGGTCATTCACAGCTTTTTTACGGATTATACGGAAGCAGAGATCAAACATTGTGTGAACGGGGCCTACGACAGCAAATTTGAGGCTTCTGAGATCGTTCCGCTGGTCAATGCAGGAGGCGCATATTTTCTGGAGCTTTATCACGGCAGAACAGCGGCATTTAAGGATATGGCATTATCCATTCTGCCTTACCTCATGACGACAGCGATGCAGAAAGAACAGGTTGATAAAAAAGTGGTGATCCTGACTGCTACTTCAGGAGATACAGGAAAGGCCGCTTTAGAGGGATTTGCCGACGTCCCCAATACAGAGATCATCGTATTTTACCCCAGTGAAGGAGTAAGCCAGGTTCAGGAACGGCAGATGATTACTCAAGAAGGAGCAAACACGCATGTCTTTGCAATCCGGGGTAATTTTGATGACGCGCAGACCGGCGTGAAGAAAATCTTCAATGACAGCCAATTCGCATCAGAACTGGCAGAATCGGGCTGTATGCTTTCTTCCGCAAACTCTATTAATATCGGGCGATTGATTCCGCAGGTGGCATATTATGTTTATGCGTATGCCAAGCTGATGGAGCAGGAAACGGTAAAAGCAGGCGAAGAATTCAATGTAGTAGTACCTACTGGGAACTTCGGAAATATCCTTGCAGCTTATTATGCAAAGCAGATGGGGATTCCGGTAAAAAAGCTGATCTGCGCATCCAATGAAAACAAAGTCCTGACAGACTTCCTTCAGACGGGGGTGTACGATGCAGGAAGAGAATTTTATCTGACCAATTCTCCATCCATGGATATTCTGATTTCCAGTAACCTGGAACGGCTTTTATACCACTTGAGTGGAAATAACGGTGAAGAAATTTCGGCTTTGATGAATGGCCTTGATAACGAAAAGAAGTATGAGGTAAGCAGCAGCATCAAGGAAGGCTTAAAAGACTTCTGGGCTGGTTTTGCTACAGTCGCCCAGACCAATGCTGCCATTGGAAAAATGTACGCTGAAAACGGCTATTTGATGGATACTCACACGGCAGTTGCATATAAGGTCTATGAAGACTATAAACAGGAGACTGGTGATGATACTCCCGCAGTTATTGCTTCAACTGCCAGCGCGTATAAATTTGCAGACAGTGTAGCAGAATCCATAGGCCTTGTGCCTGATGGAGACGGTTTTGTAAACGTCCGTGCGCTCCACGAAAAGACTGGTGTCAAAATCCCTGCTGGACTGAAAGGTTTGGAGGACAAGGAGATTAGACATAGAGGCGTGCTGGGCAAGGATGAAATGCAGTCAGCTGTAAGAAAAGCTTTGAAATGA
- a CDS encoding recombinase family protein, with translation MRKGVIEMLKVAAYCRVSTDHEDQKNSLENQQLYFENYINANSDWEFAGLFPDEGITGTCMKKRKKFNEMIDKAYNGEIDLIITKEVSRFARNTVDTLSVTRKLKTLGIGVIFISDNIDTRENDGEFRLTIMASVAQEESRKTSERVKWGMRRGMEKGYVFGPGVLGFHLNKGALTVNEDEASIVKLIYQDFLSGMGITSIVKKLKQEHIPCGSNRKNWTVNNVRAILVDEKYAGDLRQRKMYIESHLTHKAVKNENPDDTVYIRNHHPAIVDHKTWDLAQLELQRRAALIGEKSRHSTKYWASGLIECGECGSKGVSRNKYNKDGTMIRFWYCRELYNYGKSSGCKSDLVNDIALLTCVRFALRQLNFNSADILQELQSEIQTAQNGGIPDHTKQYEERIKKALEKKARIIDMYAEGDITKSEMNQMKSKYDDEISALKSTIEKVRLEAKKNEAAKENLSKVIARIKEILRQEEPTPEVYRSILEKIVLCKNHDLDIYFKYVSSPIQLHFETSG, from the coding sequence ATGAGGAAAGGAGTTATTGAGATGCTAAAGGTAGCGGCATATTGCCGAGTATCAACCGATCATGAAGATCAGAAAAATTCATTAGAGAATCAACAATTGTACTTTGAAAACTACATAAACGCGAACAGCGATTGGGAATTTGCGGGGCTTTTCCCTGATGAGGGAATAACCGGAACCTGTATGAAGAAGCGAAAGAAATTTAATGAAATGATTGATAAGGCGTACAACGGGGAAATTGACTTGATTATTACAAAAGAAGTCTCAAGGTTTGCAAGGAACACCGTGGATACTCTATCAGTCACAAGAAAGCTAAAGACTTTGGGTATAGGTGTTATTTTCATCAGCGACAACATAGACACCAGAGAAAATGACGGGGAATTTCGTCTGACGATCATGGCCTCCGTTGCACAAGAAGAAAGCCGGAAAACTTCTGAACGTGTCAAATGGGGCATGAGGCGAGGAATGGAAAAAGGCTATGTATTCGGGCCGGGTGTCTTAGGCTTCCACCTGAATAAAGGTGCTCTTACCGTCAATGAGGATGAAGCCTCCATAGTAAAGCTGATTTATCAGGACTTCCTGTCAGGCATGGGGATTACATCTATCGTAAAAAAATTGAAGCAAGAGCATATACCCTGTGGATCAAATCGTAAAAATTGGACGGTCAATAATGTCCGTGCCATCCTCGTGGATGAAAAGTACGCCGGTGATCTACGTCAACGAAAGATGTATATAGAATCACACCTGACACATAAGGCAGTCAAGAACGAAAACCCTGACGATACGGTATACATCAGAAATCATCATCCTGCAATCGTAGATCACAAAACTTGGGACTTGGCACAACTGGAACTGCAACGCAGGGCGGCCTTAATTGGCGAAAAGTCAAGGCATTCAACGAAATATTGGGCTTCCGGCCTGATTGAATGCGGTGAATGCGGCTCAAAAGGCGTTTCTCGCAACAAGTACAACAAAGACGGTACTATGATTCGATTCTGGTATTGCCGTGAACTTTATAACTACGGGAAATCTTCCGGCTGCAAAAGTGATCTGGTAAACGATATCGCATTGCTGACCTGTGTACGCTTTGCACTTAGGCAACTTAACTTCAATTCTGCCGATATTTTACAGGAATTGCAGTCTGAAATCCAGACAGCGCAAAACGGTGGTATTCCCGACCATACAAAACAGTATGAAGAACGGATAAAAAAGGCACTGGAGAAGAAAGCACGGATTATTGATATGTATGCCGAGGGAGATATTACAAAGTCTGAAATGAATCAGATGAAGTCCAAGTATGACGATGAAATTTCGGCTTTGAAAAGCACCATTGAAAAGGTCAGACTTGAAGCGAAAAAGAATGAGGCAGCCAAAGAGAACTTGTCTAAGGTTATTGCTCGTATCAAGGAGATTCTAAGGCAGGAAGAACCAACACCGGAAGTCTATCGCTCCATTCTTGAGAAAATCGTCTTGTGCAAGAACCACGACTTGGATATCTATTTTAAGTATGTAAGTTCCCCAATCCAACTGCATTTTGAAACATCAGGCTGA
- a CDS encoding helix-turn-helix transcriptional regulator — protein sequence MNSEKDSRLRQIRKELGLTVEEFAKQFLIASKTQTSYENGSRIIPVDYAIKVCTQYNITLDWFYGRSEYKNDSDLMVNIIFALDKIFSLGYKTTTNPYNNYKYRELTLWMDKTFREYLAEIRELQDARNLNRQITDELYSLSRSKIQEKYKEYFQELLGVTNCEVNESKFINIETIEDMDILKFL from the coding sequence ATGAATAGTGAAAAAGACTCGCGATTGAGGCAGATCCGCAAAGAATTGGGGTTAACAGTAGAAGAATTCGCAAAACAATTTTTAATAGCAAGCAAGACCCAGACCAGTTATGAAAATGGAAGCAGAATCATACCTGTTGATTATGCAATTAAGGTTTGTACCCAATATAACATCACCTTGGATTGGTTTTATGGGCGCAGTGAATACAAAAACGATAGTGATTTAATGGTGAACATTATTTTCGCTTTAGATAAAATATTTAGTCTTGGATACAAAACTACAACAAATCCTTATAACAACTATAAATATCGTGAATTAACATTATGGATGGATAAAACTTTTCGAGAGTATTTGGCGGAAATAAGAGAGTTGCAAGACGCACGCAACTTAAACAGGCAAATTACCGACGAACTATATTCATTAAGCCGCAGTAAAATACAGGAGAAGTACAAAGAATATTTTCAAGAGCTTTTGGGGGTAACCAATTGTGAAGTGAACGAAAGTAAATTCATTAACATTGAAACCATTGAAGATATGGATATTCTAAAGTTTTTATAG
- a CDS encoding SLATT domain-containing protein, translating into MNNCIPRKDVDDKMDIIYCTRKCRINAAERYKFLDQLLLAINTYYSAFLIILSVIFLLNSNPIGIGIMLISLSILTFTFNAICMSLQFKDRYYSFKANYIELGALYNELKLIDCDADNSRSIFEEITKKYDLLLNMCENHTTYDYYKFLINDHNALDKKFAYIEDQKLKKSSIDGIKKYYYYRLILKFIFFALLVSVPFITPYLVNIIKIFILNAY; encoded by the coding sequence ATGAATAATTGTATTCCTCGAAAAGATGTTGACGATAAAATGGATATAATCTACTGCACACGAAAATGTCGAATAAATGCTGCTGAAAGATATAAATTTCTGGATCAGCTTTTATTGGCTATAAACACCTACTATTCGGCATTTTTAATTATTCTATCTGTTATTTTCCTGTTAAATTCAAATCCAATCGGCATTGGAATTATGCTTATTTCATTATCTATCCTAACATTTACATTTAATGCGATATGTATGTCATTACAATTTAAAGATCGATATTATTCATTTAAGGCAAATTACATAGAATTAGGGGCTTTATATAATGAATTAAAATTAATTGATTGCGACGCAGATAATTCTAGATCTATTTTTGAGGAGATAACGAAAAAATACGATCTCTTATTGAATATGTGCGAAAACCACACAACGTATGATTACTATAAATTTTTAATAAATGATCATAATGCCTTAGATAAAAAATTTGCATATATAGAAGATCAAAAACTAAAGAAATCTTCAATCGATGGAATCAAAAAATACTATTATTATCGACTAATTCTAAAGTTTATCTTCTTCGCGCTACTCGTATCTGTTCCATTTATAACACCTTATTTAGTTAATATTATTAAGATTTTTATATTAAATGCTTATTAA
- a CDS encoding S-layer homology domain-containing protein has product MKKVFIAAMAIALFLGTTNVYGADYTDVWSSNWAFFAIREMSDKGIISGYPDETFKPNNKVAYGEFIKMAVISITGEDLGNTESGHWAENYYNKAIKLGYFTTDDISKSVLGEDIPRAHMALIISSILGDVTIENYNEIQGWLKDITSKTAYEYDITKSYATGVLTGYTDGTFKPDGTLTRAEAAMAIYRLTHKEVRVEPSDLSPVRDAVANFDSHYTNNGSFDLKLAKTKSVSYAPVSVIAGFTLNENRGTKWIKSTAEFEKTYYAWMYLIKDGKVIESLANGIVPVGTPNVYLYTQDITKVDYIGLLDVEDYNLILVPNPFKSK; this is encoded by the coding sequence ATGAAGAAAGTCTTTATAGCAGCAATGGCAATTGCATTATTTTTAGGAACAACAAATGTTTACGGAGCAGATTACACGGATGTTTGGTCTTCCAATTGGGCTTTTTTTGCGATACGCGAAATGTCAGACAAGGGAATCATTAGCGGTTATCCGGACGAAACCTTTAAACCGAACAATAAAGTCGCATATGGAGAGTTTATAAAAATGGCAGTGATTTCTATAACGGGAGAGGATTTGGGGAACACCGAGTCTGGCCACTGGGCTGAGAACTATTACAACAAAGCAATTAAACTAGGATACTTTACTACGGATGATATCAGTAAATCAGTCTTAGGTGAAGATATCCCCCGGGCGCATATGGCTCTCATTATCAGCTCGATCTTAGGTGATGTAACAATAGAAAATTACAACGAGATTCAGGGGTGGCTAAAAGATATTACTTCTAAAACAGCATATGAATATGACATTACAAAATCATATGCAACGGGTGTACTTACAGGATATACAGACGGAACCTTTAAGCCCGATGGAACTCTTACCCGAGCAGAAGCTGCTATGGCTATCTATCGACTCACTCACAAAGAAGTTCGAGTGGAACCAAGCGATCTCTCGCCTGTAAGAGATGCTGTTGCTAATTTTGATTCCCACTATACAAATAATGGGTCATTTGATTTAAAATTAGCCAAAACAAAATCTGTATCATATGCTCCAGTTTCAGTGATCGCAGGTTTTACACTTAATGAAAATCGTGGTACTAAATGGATTAAATCAACAGCAGAGTTTGAAAAAACATATTATGCGTGGATGTATCTTATCAAAGACGGAAAAGTAATAGAATCGCTAGCAAATGGTATTGTACCAGTAGGCACTCCCAACGTCTATCTCTACACACAAGATATAACAAAAGTTGATTATATTGGGTTACTTGATGTAGAAGATTACAATTTAATCCTTGTTCCAAATCCATTCAAGAGTAAATAA
- a CDS encoding terminase small subunit, whose translation MARLTVKQQRFVDEYLIDSNATQAAIRAGYSTNTAEQLGYQQLQNSSVRARVDEALAVRSKREIKFADKLKALELLGKHLGMFMDNVKLTGVYVNFKAGSTPLRVTNTN comes from the coding sequence ATGGCCAGACTGACAGTAAAACAACAACGCTTCGTAGATGAATATCTGATTGACTCAAATGCTACCCAGGCCGCAATAAGAGCGGGGTATTCAACAAATACAGCAGAACAACTCGGATACCAGCAACTTCAGAATTCTTCAGTCCGTGCACGTGTAGACGAAGCCCTTGCGGTACGCTCGAAGCGCGAAATAAAATTTGCTGATAAATTGAAGGCGCTGGAGCTGCTGGGTAAGCACCTGGGGATGTTTATGGATAATGTCAAGCTGACCGGTGTATATGTCAATTTTAAGGCGGGTTCGACTCCACTACGGGTTACCAATACAAACTAA